In Roseofilum capinflatum BLCC-M114, a genomic segment contains:
- a CDS encoding DUF362 domain-containing protein, with protein sequence MTTVSFVRANSYDREALQAALVQVLAPLGGIESLVKPGDRVLLKPNLLTGSRPKNECVTRPELVVEVARLVKQAGGIPFLGDSPAFGTAEGVAQSNGYLPFLQEVELPIVEFRGRRYETEGDRWGHLLLSKEAMEADVVINLPKIKSHQQLTMTLGVKNLFGCVPGKMKAWWHMQAGKNPQEFGAMLVETARTLAPNLTIIDGIIAHEGNGPMNGTPRFLGILGASEDVFALDLSLLELLGVDPMMVPTHKAALAAGCYAEEAVEFPLCHPQELAIADWKLPDRMQPIDFGMPRVIKSTFKHLYIRLIKEPISAYQAQNVS encoded by the coding sequence ATGACTACAGTTAGTTTTGTGCGGGCCAACTCCTACGATCGCGAAGCTCTACAGGCTGCTTTGGTGCAGGTTTTGGCTCCTCTGGGAGGGATCGAGTCGCTGGTTAAACCGGGCGATCGCGTTCTCCTGAAGCCCAATCTCTTAACGGGATCGCGACCGAAAAATGAGTGTGTGACTCGTCCGGAGTTAGTTGTTGAGGTTGCGCGGTTGGTCAAACAAGCGGGAGGTATCCCCTTTTTGGGCGATAGTCCGGCGTTTGGCACGGCTGAAGGGGTGGCTCAGTCTAATGGTTATTTACCATTTTTGCAGGAGGTAGAATTACCGATCGTAGAATTTCGGGGAAGACGATATGAAACGGAGGGCGATCGCTGGGGTCATTTGTTGCTCTCTAAGGAAGCGATGGAGGCAGATGTGGTGATTAATTTACCCAAGATTAAATCCCATCAACAGTTGACTATGACCTTGGGGGTTAAGAATTTATTTGGCTGTGTGCCCGGTAAAATGAAGGCATGGTGGCATATGCAAGCCGGGAAAAATCCCCAAGAATTTGGGGCGATGCTTGTAGAAACAGCTCGTACCCTTGCGCCAAATTTGACCATTATTGATGGGATTATTGCCCATGAGGGAAATGGGCCGATGAACGGTACACCCCGGTTCCTGGGCATTTTAGGGGCATCTGAGGATGTGTTTGCTCTAGACTTGAGCCTGTTGGAGCTGTTGGGAGTCGATCCCATGATGGTTCCTACCCATAAGGCGGCTCTGGCGGCGGGGTGTTATGCTGAGGAGGCTGTGGAGTTTCCCTTGTGTCATCCCCAGGAGTTGGCGATCGCCGATTGGAAGTTACCCGATAGAATGCAACCCATTGATTTTGGAATGCCACGGGTGATTAAATCTACATTTAAACATTTGTATATTCGCTTAATTAAAGAACCCATCAGCGCCTATCAAGCTCAGAACGTTTCCTAA
- a CDS encoding NAD(P)-dependent oxidoreductase, whose amino-acid sequence MSKQKIAYIGTGAMGKQMIYKLLKDGYHVQVYDKYKEAAEPVIAKGAIWKNSPKEAAQGSDLVITNLPLPHHVLENMLGPSGAVEGMRPGSTWMDFSTTDYHNTQNIAREARKKGIFSLESPVSNLSHMGVDFCNVSFYVSGDRQGYDLSKGSLDSMGEISFFVSDTIGEAQTIKLLTNLLFYTGMVTVGEVLMICKIYGIPLLWMWDLIRSSQGSSFVAEQVTPFIFDGSYDYSCSLEITVKDTDLTVNLANELNVPLPIGRIIEERYREAGQKYDAHDNHVKVTKLIEEDNGVNLRVPHFTAPSPYGLNRSYIHSEEKISDIFGRIKPRPYELQYPAPEPLDDPILMDMARSLTDFMAYINYLILGEAHHLGKNMGLSDQLIEDVIRWSCGTCWVFDNITSYQPDPAIVPKIQSFDFGRHAKLPVLTKILKHLS is encoded by the coding sequence ATGAGTAAGCAAAAAATTGCCTATATTGGCACAGGCGCTATGGGCAAGCAGATGATCTACAAACTGCTCAAAGATGGCTATCACGTGCAAGTGTACGATAAGTACAAAGAAGCGGCCGAGCCGGTGATTGCCAAAGGAGCCATCTGGAAAAACAGCCCCAAAGAAGCGGCTCAAGGCTCAGATTTAGTGATTACCAATTTGCCCCTACCCCATCATGTTTTAGAGAATATGTTAGGGCCGAGTGGAGCGGTGGAAGGGATGAGACCGGGGTCAACTTGGATGGATTTCTCGACAACGGACTACCACAATACCCAAAATATTGCCAGAGAAGCGAGGAAAAAAGGGATTTTTAGTCTGGAGTCGCCGGTTAGTAATCTCTCGCATATGGGGGTTGATTTTTGTAACGTTAGCTTCTATGTGAGCGGCGATCGCCAAGGCTACGACCTCAGTAAAGGCTCCCTGGACTCCATGGGCGAAATCTCGTTCTTTGTCAGTGACACCATCGGCGAAGCACAGACCATCAAACTGTTGACCAACCTGCTCTTCTACACCGGCATGGTGACCGTGGGCGAAGTGCTGATGATTTGTAAAATCTATGGCATTCCCCTGCTCTGGATGTGGGATTTAATCCGCTCTTCCCAAGGCAGTAGCTTCGTGGCCGAGCAAGTTACCCCGTTTATTTTTGACGGCAGCTACGACTATTCCTGCTCCCTAGAAATCACCGTTAAAGATACGGACTTGACGGTAAACTTAGCCAACGAACTCAACGTTCCCCTCCCCATCGGTCGCATCATCGAAGAACGATACCGGGAAGCGGGACAGAAATATGATGCCCATGATAACCATGTGAAAGTCACTAAGCTGATCGAAGAGGATAATGGGGTGAATCTGAGAGTGCCCCATTTTACCGCTCCCTCTCCCTATGGTTTGAATCGCAGCTATATTCATTCTGAGGAAAAAATCAGCGATATTTTCGGTCGCATCAAACCCCGTCCCTACGAACTCCAATATCCTGCACCGGAACCCTTAGACGATCCAATTCTAATGGATATGGCGCGATCGCTCACCGACTTCATGGCCTATATCAACTACCTGATTTTAGGGGAAGCTCACCACCTGGGCAAAAACATGGGCTTAAGCGACCAATTAATCGAGGATGTGATTCGCTGGAGTTGTGGAACCTGTTGGGTATTTGATAATATAACCTCCTACCAACCCGATCCAGCCATTGTCCCCAAAATCCAATCCTTTGACTTCGGTCGTCACGCCAAGCTCCCGGTTTTAACCAAAATCCTCAAGCATCTGAGTTAA
- a CDS encoding tetratricopeptide repeat protein: protein MKSRSTYLKGKAQTVVSLHREGVHRDTLVPREEGDFNPASLSMITLADQADLLFEQARISQQQGNVKQAQAHWQECLTLYEALQNHQRMSQILGYLSHTYYAQGDYDRAIAYQQQRLELAHELGNVRLEAQTWGNLGNAYRHQGNYTEAIAAESRSIELAQQIGEDRLLAIGYNNLGLVYKALNDLPEAIEYQTRSLHLIQEQDNPLMESQILRNLANAHHALGNSDKTIDYYQQLLALARRTNNQRLITKVLRNLGNTFHTLGDYAQAITYYEERLHLAEQMQDQRVREQTLGSLGVAHDALGNYQKATHYYEQRLQIALRLKDKRLTGQTLGNLIVACSALGDLLKVEQYREQRKALA from the coding sequence ATGAAATCGAGATCAACCTATTTAAAGGGGAAAGCACAAACCGTGGTTAGTCTTCATCGAGAGGGGGTACACCGGGATACATTGGTTCCGCGCGAAGAGGGGGACTTTAATCCAGCCAGTCTATCCATGATTACCCTTGCCGATCAAGCCGATCTCCTTTTTGAACAAGCCAGGATTTCTCAGCAACAAGGAAATGTGAAACAAGCTCAAGCCCATTGGCAAGAGTGCTTAACCCTCTATGAAGCGCTGCAAAACCATCAGCGAATGAGTCAAATCTTGGGTTATTTAAGTCATACCTATTATGCCCAAGGGGACTACGATCGCGCCATTGCATATCAACAACAACGATTAGAATTAGCCCACGAACTGGGTAATGTACGCCTAGAAGCTCAAACCTGGGGCAATTTAGGCAATGCTTATCGCCATCAAGGAAACTACACAGAAGCTATTGCTGCTGAAAGTCGCAGTATTGAACTGGCGCAACAAATCGGAGAGGATCGCCTATTAGCGATTGGTTATAACAATTTGGGCCTGGTTTACAAAGCTCTCAACGACTTACCGGAAGCGATCGAATACCAAACTCGAAGTTTACACCTGATTCAAGAGCAAGATAACCCCCTAATGGAGAGCCAAATTTTGCGGAACTTGGCCAACGCCCACCATGCCCTAGGGAATTCCGATAAAACCATCGACTATTACCAACAACTCCTAGCATTAGCTCGGAGAACCAACAATCAACGTTTAATCACCAAAGTGCTAAGAAACCTAGGCAATACGTTCCACACTTTGGGAGACTACGCCCAAGCAATTACCTATTATGAAGAACGGCTACACTTAGCCGAACAAATGCAAGATCAACGGGTAAGAGAACAAACCCTAGGCAGTTTAGGGGTGGCTCACGATGCCCTCGGTAACTATCAGAAAGCAACTCACTATTACGAGCAGCGCTTGCAAATTGCCCTACGCCTCAAAGACAAACGCTTAACTGGACAAACTCTAGGCAACCTAATTGTTGCCTGTAGTGCCCTCGGTGACTTGCTGAAAGTGGAGCAATACCGAGAGCAACGCAAAGCACTGGCTTAG
- a CDS encoding isopenicillin N synthase family dioxygenase: MNTLPIISLAQLKKSSSPSGNEEHKRLYDTCLEHGFFYLKDHGISSELVQKTIQASRNFFQLPEETKKAYSQDKQTVYPNTCRGYSPLYGEALNGEEGPDPKELFDLGIERPHADQPFTGTTLIPDDTVAPGFASCHYELQGEILTKIVPHLLRGLAVALGQEPDYFDPYFDEPILIHRTIHYPPEGGIAGKHTDNGIFTILIQEYFPNPSLRVYAKEAWIDAVCLKDAFVVNLGDMLQLWTNGLFISTPHEVIHTLAKSRISIPFFVYPKVNAVFQPIGSDEKINPTEIMLKNFNSIWVEKTGGGRAQELV, from the coding sequence ATGAATACGTTACCGATTATTTCATTAGCCCAACTTAAAAAATCAAGTTCTCCCTCCGGAAATGAAGAACACAAACGGCTATATGATACTTGCTTAGAGCATGGATTTTTTTATCTTAAAGATCATGGTATCTCCTCCGAATTAGTCCAGAAAACCATTCAGGCTTCTCGCAATTTTTTCCAGTTGCCGGAAGAAACGAAAAAAGCCTATAGTCAAGACAAACAAACTGTTTATCCAAATACCTGTAGAGGATACAGCCCCCTCTATGGTGAAGCTCTCAATGGAGAAGAAGGGCCCGATCCCAAAGAGCTGTTTGATTTAGGCATAGAACGCCCCCATGCTGACCAACCTTTTACCGGAACCACCCTGATTCCTGATGATACGGTAGCTCCGGGTTTTGCCTCCTGTCACTATGAGCTTCAAGGGGAAATTCTGACCAAAATTGTTCCCCATCTTTTACGAGGATTAGCCGTTGCTTTAGGGCAGGAACCCGATTACTTTGACCCTTATTTTGATGAACCGATCTTAATCCATCGCACCATTCATTATCCCCCCGAAGGTGGGATTGCCGGGAAACATACCGATAATGGGATTTTCACGATCTTAATCCAGGAATATTTTCCCAACCCTTCCTTGCGTGTATACGCTAAAGAGGCTTGGATTGATGCGGTCTGTCTCAAAGATGCCTTTGTGGTGAATCTAGGGGATATGTTACAACTGTGGACTAATGGCTTATTTATCAGCACTCCCCATGAAGTGATTCATACTCTGGCGAAAAGTCGGATTTCGATTCCATTTTTTGTTTATCCCAAGGTGAATGCCGTTTTTCAGCCCATCGGCAGCGATGAAAAGATCAATCCGACTGAGATTATGTTGAAAAATTTTAATTCCATTTGGGTGGAGAAAACGGGAGGCGGTCGCGCTCAAGAGTTAGTGTAA
- a CDS encoding mandelate racemase/muconate lactonizing enzyme family protein, translated as MKITKITVYQVTLPLEHPYRLSGGRLYFDKLDSTIIAMDTDEGIRGWGEGCPWGSTYLPAFPRGIRAGIEELAPQLIGLDPRRIDVVYRAMDMALPGHPYIKSPLDMACWDILGKFTGLSLCELFGGRIDQEITIQNSVPTDTPEGMIESIKRGQARGEKVHTCKIGADVALDIERIKAIGAYLPPDETATFDVNRAWLVDEGMRVMNAVKEPILYFEQPCETYEECLQLRRLTNHAIILDECIQGYGDIVRAQGDRACEAIGLKIGRVGGLTKAKRIRDFCVETGIRMNIEVTGGSAIGDAGSVHLAQSTPATHLRATWLCHEMLTVNTATGGPRGQGGKTVAPEGPGLGVEPIMEVLGEPIAVYQ; from the coding sequence ATGAAAATCACAAAAATCACCGTCTATCAAGTGACCTTACCCCTGGAGCATCCCTACCGACTCTCTGGAGGAAGATTGTACTTTGATAAACTCGATTCCACCATTATCGCCATGGATACGGATGAAGGCATCCGGGGCTGGGGGGAAGGCTGCCCTTGGGGGTCAACTTATTTACCCGCCTTTCCCAGAGGTATTCGGGCGGGAATTGAGGAGTTAGCGCCCCAACTGATTGGCCTCGACCCCCGACGGATCGATGTTGTGTATCGGGCGATGGATATGGCTCTACCGGGTCATCCCTACATTAAATCCCCTCTGGATATGGCCTGTTGGGATATCCTGGGCAAATTCACGGGATTATCCCTGTGTGAATTGTTTGGCGGTCGCATTGACCAAGAGATTACGATTCAAAATTCTGTGCCCACAGATACTCCAGAGGGCATGATTGAGTCGATTAAACGGGGTCAAGCTAGGGGAGAAAAAGTCCATACCTGTAAAATTGGCGCAGATGTGGCCTTAGATATTGAGCGCATTAAAGCCATTGGTGCATATTTACCCCCCGATGAAACGGCGACCTTTGATGTGAACCGCGCTTGGTTGGTGGATGAGGGGATGCGGGTGATGAATGCGGTGAAAGAGCCGATTCTCTATTTTGAGCAACCTTGTGAAACTTATGAAGAGTGCTTACAACTGCGGAGGCTAACGAATCATGCGATTATCCTGGATGAATGCATTCAGGGCTATGGGGATATCGTTCGCGCTCAAGGGGATCGTGCGTGTGAGGCGATCGGGTTGAAAATTGGTCGGGTGGGAGGTTTGACGAAGGCCAAGCGGATTCGGGATTTCTGTGTGGAAACGGGGATTCGCATGAATATTGAGGTGACGGGGGGCAGTGCGATCGGGGATGCGGGATCGGTGCATTTGGCCCAGTCTACTCCAGCGACTCACCTGCGGGCGACGTGGTTGTGCCATGAGATGCTGACAGTGAATACAGCCACGGGTGGGCCGCGGGGTCAAGGGGGTAAAACGGTGGCTCCAGAGGGGCCAGGATTAGGGGTAGAGCCGATTATGGAGGTGCTGGGTGAACCCATTGCCGTCTATCAATAA
- a CDS encoding isopenicillin N synthase family dioxygenase, which translates to MDTLPVISLEKLKDLSYSSGNEEHKRLYNICLEHGFFYLKDHGVSSELVQQTIDASRNFFQLPQETKKAYGHDQQTVYPKTSRGYSPLYGEALNGEEGPDPKELFDLGLERPPSDKPFTGPTVVPDNEVAPGFASSHYQLQGEIMNQVVPPLLQGLAVALGRDPHWFDPYFEDPVLIHRSIYYPASGGIAGKHTDTGIFTILIQEYFPTPSLRVYAKDAWIDAGCLEDAFVINLGDMLQYWTNGLFVSTPHEVIHKLPQTRISIPLFVFPNHNTQIQPMGTEETINSTDVMLENFHSIWVDKSGSGRAKELTQ; encoded by the coding sequence ATGGATACCTTACCCGTAATCTCATTAGAAAAACTCAAAGATCTCAGTTATTCATCCGGAAATGAAGAACATAAACGACTTTACAACATTTGCTTAGAACACGGCTTCTTTTACCTCAAAGATCATGGCGTTTCTTCAGAGTTAGTTCAGCAAACCATAGACGCTTCTCGAAACTTTTTTCAACTTCCCCAAGAAACTAAAAAAGCCTATGGTCACGACCAGCAAACTGTTTATCCAAAAACCTCTAGAGGCTACAGCCCCCTCTATGGTGAAGCCCTCAATGGAGAGGAGGGGCCCGATCCCAAAGAACTCTTTGATTTAGGTTTAGAACGCCCTCCATCCGATAAACCCTTTACCGGGCCAACTGTTGTTCCTGATAACGAAGTCGCTCCCGGTTTTGCCTCATCCCATTATCAGCTTCAAGGGGAAATTATGAATCAAGTAGTTCCCCCCCTGTTACAAGGATTAGCGGTTGCCCTGGGCCGAGACCCCCATTGGTTTGATCCCTACTTTGAAGACCCCGTTTTAATCCATCGAAGCATTTACTACCCTGCTTCTGGAGGAATTGCCGGAAAACATACAGATACCGGCATTTTTACCATCTTGATTCAGGAATATTTCCCCACTCCTTCCCTAAGAGTGTATGCGAAAGATGCTTGGATTGATGCGGGATGTTTAGAGGATGCTTTTGTGATCAATTTGGGGGATATGTTGCAATATTGGACGAATGGTTTATTTGTCAGTACCCCCCACGAAGTCATTCACAAACTGCCTCAGACTCGCATTTCTATTCCCTTGTTTGTTTTCCCCAATCACAATACCCAGATTCAGCCCATGGGAACCGAGGAAACTATCAATTCGACTGACGTAATGTTAGAGAATTTTCACTCTATCTGGGTAGATAAATCCGGTTCAGGTCGTGCTAAAGAATTAACACAATAG